A portion of the Chlamydia caviae GPIC genome contains these proteins:
- a CDS encoding type III secretion system protein — protein MFFQFLKKKVASLGISPLGLLVVSAALGSALLFGKNTSKSPDFSQPSEKKTPGWFKLSQVGNPKLLESLAKKEQIERDLTMFHSVANATVALSLPTEDDPDIIPQVSVILSSHKDEVFSSSLLLSIVDYLSSSIPGLAKEHITLSDNLGNTYSPGEFSNSLLLSACESYLGKIFPKEHFALTCLNAKQTPTIQLTVNEKYLAKFPKDKRESFLKHAEDQLKKISGDNHPIVIEKFPFSQTIQKDRLSYKLLVGGIILLSSLGIIALASFYLAFYAYERIPLESKKIKQGINITKLVEILQKESPEKIRVILSYLDPKKADEIFQHLPEDVKHQVLKL, from the coding sequence GTGTTTTTCCAATTCCTAAAAAAGAAAGTTGCTTCATTAGGCATCTCTCCTTTAGGCCTTTTAGTTGTTTCTGCAGCTTTAGGGAGTGCCCTCCTTTTTGGGAAAAACACTTCGAAATCTCCAGATTTTTCCCAACCATCTGAAAAAAAAACTCCAGGTTGGTTTAAGCTTAGCCAAGTAGGAAATCCGAAATTATTAGAGTCTTTAGCAAAAAAAGAACAGATAGAAAGAGATCTTACCATGTTTCATTCAGTAGCCAACGCTACTGTGGCTCTATCTTTACCTACAGAAGATGATCCCGACATTATTCCTCAAGTTTCTGTTATTCTTTCATCGCATAAGGACGAAGTCTTCTCTTCCTCTTTGCTACTTTCTATCGTTGACTATCTATCTAGCAGCATTCCTGGATTAGCTAAAGAGCACATTACCTTATCGGATAACCTAGGGAATACGTATTCCCCAGGAGAGTTCTCAAACTCTCTATTATTATCTGCATGTGAAAGTTACTTAGGAAAAATTTTCCCTAAGGAACACTTCGCTCTTACCTGCCTAAATGCGAAACAAACGCCTACTATTCAGCTAACGGTTAATGAGAAATACCTAGCGAAATTCCCAAAAGACAAAAGAGAATCTTTCCTAAAGCATGCTGAAGATCAGCTAAAGAAAATCTCTGGGGATAACCATCCTATTGTTATCGAGAAATTTCCTTTTTCACAAACGATACAGAAAGACCGTCTCTCTTATAAGCTTCTCGTTGGGGGAATCATTTTACTTTCTAGTTTAGGAATTATTGCCTTGGCAAGCTTTTACCTTGCTTTTTACGCTTACGAACGCATTCCCTTAGAATCAAAAAAAATAAAACAAGGCATAAATATTACGAAGCTGGTAGAGATACTACAAAAAGAATCTCCCGAAAAAATCAGGGTGATTCTCTCGTATTTGGATCCTAAAAAAGCCGATGAGATCTTCCAACATTTGCCTGAAGATGTAAAACACCAAGTACTGAAATTATAA
- a CDS encoding pseudouridine synthase: MAKVRLNKFLAASGIASRRKCDEIIFSGHVTVNGRVAAGPFVTVDEETDTVKVDGQRVGMTKKVYFMVHKPLGYLCSSEKKFPGDKLVIDLFAHLPYRVFTVGRLDKETSGLILVTNDGEFSNKIIHPSFGITKEYLLKVNREITAKNLEDLMEGTIIDGKRIRPVSVEKIRRGTIKIIVNEGKKHEIRLFAEAAGLPILELKRIRIGSFVLGGLRYGEYRELTDAEILTYL; the protein is encoded by the coding sequence ATGGCAAAGGTTCGTCTCAATAAGTTTTTAGCTGCTTCAGGTATTGCCTCGCGGAGGAAGTGTGATGAGATTATTTTTTCAGGACATGTCACTGTAAATGGTCGCGTAGCAGCAGGTCCTTTTGTGACGGTAGATGAAGAAACGGATACTGTAAAGGTAGATGGTCAGCGTGTAGGCATGACTAAGAAAGTCTATTTCATGGTTCACAAACCTTTGGGATACTTATGTTCTTCAGAGAAAAAGTTCCCAGGGGATAAGTTAGTGATCGATTTATTTGCCCATCTTCCTTATCGGGTATTTACTGTCGGAAGGTTAGATAAGGAAACTTCTGGATTGATTTTAGTCACTAATGATGGGGAATTTTCTAATAAGATTATTCATCCTTCTTTTGGAATTACCAAAGAGTATTTGCTTAAGGTAAACCGAGAGATTACTGCAAAAAATCTTGAAGATCTCATGGAAGGAACGATTATAGATGGTAAGAGAATCCGTCCTGTTTCTGTTGAGAAAATCCGTCGTGGTACAATTAAGATTATTGTAAACGAAGGCAAAAAACATGAGATTCGTTTATTTGCTGAAGCTGCGGGATTACCTATTTTAGAGCTCAAGCGTATCCGTATAGGAAGTTTTGTTCTTGGAGGCCTTCGCTATGGGGAATATCGTGAGCTTACCGATGCTGAGATTCTTACGTATCTATAG
- a CDS encoding cation-translocating P-type ATPase has translation MFSRLFSTPFSPEILNNFFESGMAEDNSPMLSQKNRLLSRNLSLKSASISLATYLCALAFYWFRIVDISNLFVVFTFFLAGTPALIKSLDDIRNKTVNIDILMTSAAFGSIFIGGALEGSLLLVLFAISEALGQMVSGKAKSTLASLKHLAPTIAWIVGTDGNLEKKPVSQVQVGDIIRVKSGEIVPLDGEIIHGSSSINLMHLTGEKIPKSCQIGSMVPAGAHNLEGSFDLKVLKTGADSTIAHIINLVIQAQKSKPRLQQRLDKYSSAYALTIFAISTSIAVLVPLFTSIPFLGPNSAFYRALAFLIAASPCALIIAIPIAYLSAVNACAKHGVLLKGGVVLDRLASCNSIVMDKTGTLTTGELTCIGCDSFGPQNPDFFPFILALEQSSMHPIAQAIVAYLMKNNVTSFPADEYCMIPGKGVRGMFQGQEAFVGRVDTALQNVPKEYVQELEERVHTARQRGEICSLAYLQGSCALFYFKDTPRQDAGKIVKELKDEGYPITMLTGDHHISAENTAKLLGISEVFSDLSPDDKLEKVRELAKQRHILMVGDGINDAPALAQATVGVAMGEAGSATAIEAADIVLLHDAISLLPWIIRKAKKTRRIVTQNLGLALAIILLVSWPASLGIIPLWLAVILHEGSTIIVGLNALRLLK, from the coding sequence GTGTTTTCACGACTATTCTCCACGCCTTTTTCACCAGAAATACTAAACAATTTTTTTGAATCAGGAATGGCTGAAGATAACAGTCCCATGTTATCTCAAAAGAATCGGTTATTAAGTCGTAACCTTTCTTTAAAGTCTGCGTCGATTTCTTTAGCGACGTATCTCTGTGCCTTAGCTTTTTATTGGTTTCGCATTGTTGATATTTCTAATCTATTTGTTGTTTTTACATTCTTTCTTGCTGGAACCCCAGCGTTGATAAAGTCGTTGGATGATATTCGCAATAAGACTGTAAATATTGATATTTTAATGACCTCAGCAGCCTTCGGTTCTATTTTCATTGGTGGGGCCTTAGAGGGTTCTTTACTCCTTGTTTTATTTGCTATTTCTGAAGCTCTGGGACAAATGGTATCTGGGAAAGCGAAGAGTACGTTAGCTTCGCTCAAACATTTAGCGCCTACTATTGCCTGGATAGTCGGCACCGATGGCAACCTAGAAAAAAAACCCGTGAGTCAAGTTCAAGTTGGAGATATTATCCGCGTAAAAAGTGGAGAAATCGTTCCCTTGGATGGAGAAATTATTCATGGTTCCTCCTCTATAAATCTTATGCATCTTACTGGGGAAAAAATTCCTAAGTCTTGTCAGATAGGCTCTATGGTTCCTGCAGGGGCTCATAATCTCGAAGGAAGTTTTGATCTGAAAGTTTTAAAAACAGGTGCTGACTCAACAATTGCTCATATTATCAATCTCGTTATTCAAGCGCAGAAATCCAAGCCTCGTTTACAACAACGTTTGGATAAATATTCTTCAGCCTATGCCTTAACGATCTTTGCTATTTCTACATCTATAGCCGTTTTGGTCCCTCTATTTACCTCTATTCCTTTCTTAGGACCTAATAGTGCTTTTTATCGTGCATTAGCATTTCTCATTGCTGCCTCTCCCTGTGCATTGATTATTGCTATTCCTATTGCTTATCTCAGTGCGGTAAATGCTTGTGCGAAACACGGTGTCTTGCTTAAAGGTGGTGTGGTTTTAGATCGCTTAGCTTCTTGTAATTCTATTGTTATGGATAAAACAGGAACACTAACCACGGGAGAGCTTACCTGTATTGGCTGTGATAGTTTTGGGCCTCAAAACCCTGATTTCTTCCCTTTTATTTTAGCTTTAGAACAATCTTCTATGCATCCTATTGCACAAGCCATTGTTGCCTATCTGATGAAGAATAATGTCACCTCGTTTCCTGCTGATGAATACTGTATGATTCCTGGGAAAGGGGTCCGGGGGATGTTCCAAGGTCAAGAGGCATTTGTAGGAAGAGTCGATACTGCCTTACAAAATGTCCCTAAAGAGTATGTTCAGGAATTAGAAGAGCGTGTGCATACTGCCAGACAACGCGGGGAAATCTGTTCTCTGGCTTATTTACAAGGCAGTTGCGCATTATTTTATTTTAAAGATACCCCACGTCAGGATGCGGGGAAAATCGTCAAAGAACTCAAGGATGAAGGTTATCCGATCACCATGTTGACTGGAGACCATCATATTAGTGCAGAAAATACGGCTAAGCTCTTAGGAATTTCTGAAGTCTTTTCTGATCTATCTCCTGATGATAAATTAGAAAAAGTCCGTGAACTTGCTAAACAACGTCATATCCTTATGGTCGGTGATGGGATTAACGATGCTCCTGCTCTCGCTCAAGCGACGGTTGGTGTAGCTATGGGAGAGGCAGGAAGTGCTACAGCTATAGAAGCTGCAGATATTGTTCTCCTCCATGACGCGATTTCGCTATTGCCGTGGATCATAAGAAAAGCAAAGAAAACACGAAGAATTGTTACACAAAACTTAGGTTTAGCCTTAGCTATTATCCTTCTTGTTTCCTGGCCTGCCTCATTAGGAATCATTCCTCTATGGCTTGCTGTAATTCTTCATGAGGGAAGTACTATTATCGTTGGGCTTAACGCTTTGCGATTGCTAAAGTAA
- a CDS encoding NifU family protein — translation MTIPFQPVASWASVSPKVMKKFHKFYCGGTFSAEDAETKGAYLIIGNQGHRLTGNYVIFYWLIDKINGKIIDAKFQYFGHPFLLVLAEVTCNLVIGKTYAQAYNLTVNTIDTELRSHPNKPALPESSLPLYHCIIDALDIAAEQCMEIPLEDGSLPLKESFLPSEIEDANPYTKEAWEALSIESRLQVLRTTAEDKISPYVAMDGGSVLIENLEGNIVTIAYAGNCSGCFSAIGSTLNSIGQLLRAYVYSELQIKVNEASLDFSTSQHSEETN, via the coding sequence ATGACAATTCCATTTCAACCTGTAGCCTCTTGGGCAAGTGTATCTCCGAAAGTTATGAAAAAATTTCATAAGTTTTATTGTGGGGGGACATTTTCAGCAGAAGATGCTGAAACAAAAGGCGCCTATCTGATTATCGGCAATCAGGGGCACAGACTTACCGGTAACTATGTGATATTTTATTGGCTGATAGATAAGATAAATGGAAAAATTATCGATGCGAAGTTCCAATATTTTGGACATCCTTTCCTACTTGTCCTTGCAGAAGTCACATGCAATTTAGTTATCGGAAAAACCTATGCACAAGCCTACAACTTAACTGTAAATACTATCGATACTGAGCTGCGCTCACATCCCAATAAACCTGCGCTTCCAGAAAGTAGCTTACCCTTATACCACTGCATCATCGATGCTTTAGATATTGCCGCTGAACAATGTATGGAAATTCCTCTTGAAGATGGTTCCCTACCTTTAAAAGAATCTTTTCTCCCCTCAGAGATCGAAGATGCTAATCCCTATACTAAAGAAGCTTGGGAAGCTCTATCTATAGAATCACGACTCCAGGTCCTACGTACAACCGCGGAAGATAAAATCTCCCCCTATGTAGCTATGGATGGCGGTAGTGTACTTATCGAAAATCTTGAAGGAAATATCGTAACGATTGCCTATGCAGGAAATTGTTCTGGATGTTTTTCCGCAATAGGATCTACATTGAATTCTATAGGCCAGCTCTTACGCGCCTACGTTTATTCCGAATTGCAAATTAAAGTAAATGAGGCCTCTTTAGATTTTTCTACGTCTCAACACTCCGAAGAAACTAATTAA
- a CDS encoding biotin--[acetyl-CoA-carboxylase] ligase, whose amino-acid sequence MKVIYYEIAETPSTNETAKQLMHLWNRSALTVVSTQKQTTGKGKFNKTWISSHKDLTVSLCFFINELDIDASQLFRLGTEAVLNLIQDLGIPNGMIKWPNDVLVNQEKLCGVLSETIPMQGYLGIILGIGINGNTTKEELFSIDQPATSLAILLNHTVDLREIREKLVEYVRKSILQKFSKILARETDHREIKKTK is encoded by the coding sequence ATGAAAGTTATTTATTATGAAATAGCAGAAACTCCTTCCACAAATGAGACAGCAAAACAGCTTATGCATCTGTGGAATCGCTCCGCGCTTACTGTTGTTTCCACCCAAAAGCAAACAACAGGGAAAGGGAAGTTTAACAAAACTTGGATCTCTTCTCATAAAGATCTTACCGTATCTCTCTGCTTTTTCATTAATGAATTAGATATCGACGCGAGTCAGTTATTTCGTTTAGGGACAGAAGCCGTTCTTAATCTCATCCAAGATTTAGGCATCCCTAACGGAATGATAAAATGGCCTAACGATGTTTTAGTAAATCAAGAAAAACTCTGTGGGGTTCTTAGTGAAACAATTCCCATGCAAGGCTATTTAGGCATCATTTTAGGCATAGGAATCAATGGCAACACTACGAAAGAAGAACTTTTTTCTATAGATCAACCGGCAACATCACTAGCCATACTATTAAATCATACTGTAGATCTTAGAGAAATCCGCGAAAAGCTTGTTGAATATGTAAGAAAGAGCATCTTGCAAAAATTTTCAAAAATTCTAGCGAGAGAAACAGATCATAGGGAGATCAAGAAAACGAAATAG
- a CDS encoding FtsW/RodA/SpoVE family cell cycle protein yields the protein MRNIRYFSYVNSWVFIVIILLMMTSLVVISSMDPSTILVTSSKGLLTNKSIMQIRHFALGWLAFSLCMYLDYHRLRSWAWVLYILMLLSLAGLFFVPTVQNVHRWYKIPFIGLSVQPSEYAKLIVVIMLSYTLDIRKSVISSKTTALLACIIVGIPFFLIFKEPDLGTALVLCPVALTIFYLGNIHPLFVKICATIAGLGMLCSLLIFSGIISHEKVKPYALKVIKEYQYERLSPSNHHQRASLISIGLGGVKGRGWKSGEFAGRGWLPYGYTDSVFSALGEEFGLIGLFFALWMFYCLICFGCRTVAVAVDDFGRLLAAGITVHISMHVLINISMMCGLMPITGVPLVLVSYGGSSVISTMASLGILQSIYSRRFAKY from the coding sequence ATGAGAAACATTAGATATTTCAGCTATGTCAATTCTTGGGTATTTATCGTCATTATTTTATTAATGATGACTAGCTTAGTTGTTATTTCTTCCATGGATCCCTCTACGATTTTAGTTACATCATCGAAGGGACTACTTACGAATAAAAGCATCATGCAAATTCGTCATTTTGCTTTAGGATGGCTGGCTTTCTCTTTGTGTATGTATCTGGATTACCATAGATTAAGAAGCTGGGCGTGGGTTCTCTATATTCTTATGCTTTTGAGCCTTGCAGGTCTATTTTTTGTCCCTACCGTGCAAAATGTTCATAGATGGTACAAAATCCCTTTCATTGGTTTAAGCGTCCAACCTTCTGAATATGCGAAGCTTATTGTTGTGATCATGCTGAGCTACACGCTAGATATACGCAAATCAGTAATTTCTTCGAAGACCACTGCTTTACTTGCTTGTATTATTGTGGGAATCCCTTTTTTTCTTATTTTTAAAGAACCAGATTTAGGGACAGCTTTGGTGCTATGCCCCGTTGCTTTGACAATTTTTTACCTTGGGAATATCCATCCTTTATTTGTGAAAATTTGCGCGACAATTGCAGGCTTGGGAATGCTCTGCTCTTTGCTAATTTTCTCAGGAATCATTTCCCATGAGAAAGTCAAACCTTACGCATTAAAGGTGATAAAAGAATACCAATACGAAAGGCTAAGCCCTTCGAATCACCATCAGCGAGCATCTTTAATCTCTATTGGATTAGGCGGTGTTAAAGGCCGGGGATGGAAATCTGGAGAATTTGCCGGTAGAGGATGGTTGCCCTACGGCTATACAGATTCAGTATTCTCTGCTTTAGGAGAGGAATTCGGTTTGATAGGCCTATTTTTCGCCTTGTGGATGTTTTACTGTCTCATTTGTTTTGGCTGCCGAACTGTAGCTGTCGCTGTTGATGATTTTGGTAGATTATTAGCTGCAGGAATCACCGTGCATATCTCTATGCACGTGTTAATTAATATCAGCATGATGTGCGGATTGATGCCTATTACTGGAGTTCCCTTAGTTTTGGTATCCTACGGGGGATCTTCTGTAATTTCTACAATGGCCTCTTTAGGAATTTTACAAAGTATCTATAGTCGTAGGTTTGCAAAATACTAA
- a CDS encoding aminotransferase class V-fold PLP-dependent enzyme, whose translation MDRPHIRTTSRTTWLNNQQAIPPSVSVRESLETYADPFSLIPSSAMKLLNETEEAARKLVGCSEETHTFHFLPHFPHAPAIIVAALLENLTFFQGRNHLLVSSHEQQYIIDAICRRQGLGTTYDWVTINSSGRLSPEQLTEALTPRTLLFSLSAANGMTGLIEPIGSLQPLCKDRGVVLHLDLCDILGRAPLTPEMLDADILTFSSLALGGIGNIGGMFIKKSLSKFFNLWLSRHSPGTLCLGSVAAMKTACQERLSSFASLILSSINLRNKLTKELQAACPDVEFLFPELENKLPNVMIATIGDLPAESLAFFLHQQGIYPGLGYERFQPLSQILQNCGVSPFLCHSALHFSFTERTKDEQFTTLGRAIQEGSAHLQSAIASSV comes from the coding sequence ATGGACCGGCCACACATTCGAACGACATCCAGAACCACTTGGTTAAATAACCAACAAGCGATTCCTCCTTCAGTTTCAGTAAGAGAAAGTTTGGAGACCTATGCGGATCCTTTTTCTTTGATACCATCATCAGCAATGAAACTACTTAATGAAACTGAAGAGGCTGCTCGTAAGCTTGTCGGTTGCTCTGAAGAAACACATACGTTTCATTTTCTCCCCCACTTCCCCCATGCTCCAGCAATTATCGTAGCGGCTTTATTGGAAAATCTTACCTTTTTCCAAGGGAGGAATCATCTTTTAGTCTCCTCTCATGAACAGCAATACATTATTGATGCTATTTGCCGACGGCAAGGCCTCGGCACTACCTATGATTGGGTAACAATAAACTCTTCGGGACGACTGTCTCCTGAGCAACTTACAGAAGCACTGACACCACGCACCCTGCTCTTTTCCTTATCTGCTGCCAATGGTATGACAGGGCTGATTGAGCCTATAGGATCTCTACAACCCTTATGCAAAGATCGTGGCGTTGTTCTACATTTAGACCTTTGTGATATTTTAGGACGCGCACCACTCACTCCAGAAATGCTCGATGCCGATATCCTTACATTTTCTTCTTTAGCTTTAGGAGGGATTGGAAATATTGGAGGGATGTTTATTAAAAAATCCCTGAGCAAGTTTTTCAATTTATGGCTCTCTAGACATTCTCCGGGAACTTTATGTTTAGGATCTGTAGCAGCCATGAAAACAGCTTGCCAAGAACGCCTATCTTCTTTTGCTTCATTAATCTTATCTTCGATAAATCTAAGAAATAAACTTACTAAAGAGCTCCAAGCAGCTTGCCCCGACGTGGAGTTTCTTTTTCCAGAACTAGAGAATAAGCTCCCTAATGTCATGATTGCCACTATAGGAGATCTCCCTGCAGAAAGTTTAGCCTTTTTCCTACATCAACAAGGGATCTATCCAGGACTTGGCTACGAGCGTTTCCAACCTCTGTCTCAAATACTACAAAATTGTGGGGTATCGCCTTTCCTCTGTCACAGTGCGCTACATTTTTCTTTCACAGAGAGAACGAAAGATGAACAATTTACAACTTTAGGACGTGCTATCCAAGAAGGTAGCGCGCACCTACAATCTGCAATTGCGAGCTCCGTATGA
- a CDS encoding FliI/YscN family ATPase, giving the protein MTNLNYEKSQLQYWQPYRTCGLLSRVSGNLLEVQGLSACLGELCRICTPKYPDLLAEVIGFHNQTTLLMSLSPMHYVALGSEVLPLRRPPSLHLSDHLLGRVIDGFGNPLDNKKSLPKTHIKPLIAPPPPPMSRQPIQEIFPTGIKAIDAFLTLGKGQRIGVFSEPGSGKSSLLSAIASGSKSTINVIALIGERGREVREYIEQHSSGLKQLRTIIVASPAHETAPTKVIAGRAAMTIAEYFRDQGHDVLFIMDSLSRWIAALQEVALATGETLAAHQYAASVFHHVSEFTERAGNNDRGSITALYAILHYPNHPDIFTDYLKSLLDGHFFLTNQGKALASPPIDILLSLSRSAKKLSRPHHYAAAEKLRALLKTYQEALDIIQLGAYTPGQDKDLDDAVKILPNIKKFLSQPLSSYCQLENTLKELEALVNLE; this is encoded by the coding sequence ATGACGAACCTAAATTACGAAAAATCCCAACTGCAGTATTGGCAGCCTTACCGCACCTGTGGGCTTCTCTCAAGAGTGTCTGGGAACCTCTTAGAAGTTCAAGGGCTATCGGCATGTCTTGGTGAGCTTTGTCGTATTTGCACTCCAAAATATCCAGATCTCCTTGCAGAAGTGATTGGCTTTCACAATCAAACAACATTATTAATGTCCCTATCTCCTATGCACTATGTTGCTTTAGGATCTGAAGTTCTTCCCCTACGACGTCCCCCATCACTACATCTCTCTGATCACCTTCTTGGTCGTGTTATTGATGGTTTCGGAAATCCCTTAGACAATAAAAAAAGCCTGCCAAAAACACATATAAAGCCATTGATTGCTCCCCCACCACCTCCGATGTCTCGACAACCTATCCAAGAGATTTTCCCTACAGGGATTAAAGCTATCGATGCTTTTTTAACTTTAGGGAAAGGACAGCGTATCGGTGTATTTTCAGAACCAGGGAGTGGGAAATCTTCACTACTATCCGCAATAGCTTCAGGCTCAAAATCTACAATTAATGTTATTGCTCTTATTGGAGAAAGAGGCAGAGAAGTCCGCGAGTATATAGAACAGCACTCTTCAGGATTGAAACAACTTCGAACTATCATTGTTGCCTCTCCAGCGCATGAAACAGCACCAACAAAGGTAATTGCTGGACGTGCTGCTATGACAATAGCAGAATATTTCCGAGATCAAGGTCACGACGTGCTATTTATTATGGATTCTTTATCCCGATGGATAGCGGCTCTTCAAGAAGTTGCCCTAGCAACGGGAGAAACCCTAGCAGCGCACCAATACGCAGCGTCTGTTTTCCATCATGTATCAGAGTTTACAGAACGTGCGGGGAATAATGATCGGGGTTCTATAACTGCCTTATATGCTATTTTACATTACCCCAACCATCCGGATATCTTTACAGATTACCTAAAATCTCTCTTAGATGGGCATTTCTTCCTTACGAATCAGGGAAAAGCCTTAGCCTCACCTCCTATTGATATTCTTCTTAGCCTATCAAGGTCTGCGAAAAAACTTTCCCGTCCTCATCATTATGCTGCTGCGGAGAAACTTCGTGCCTTATTAAAAACATACCAAGAGGCGTTAGATATCATTCAGTTAGGGGCCTACACTCCAGGACAAGACAAAGATCTCGATGATGCTGTAAAAATTCTTCCCAACATAAAAAAATTCCTCTCTCAGCCATTATCAAGTTACTGTCAGCTAGAAAACACCTTGAAAGAGTTGGAGGCTTTGGTAAATCTTGAATAA
- a CDS encoding 2,3-bisphosphoglycerate-dependent phosphoglycerate mutase, with amino-acid sequence MAFLILLRHGKSVWNEKNLFTGWVDIPLSQQGIDEAIHAGQVIKDLPIDCIFTSSLVRSLMTALLAMTHHSSKKIPYIIHDDEQQKLMSRIYSDEEKSMIPLYRSSALNERMYGELQGKNKKETAEEFGEEQVKLWRRSYKISPPGGESLYDTGLRTVPYFQETIFPLLKNSKNVFISAHGNSLRSLIMDIEKLSEEEVLSLELPTGKPIVYLWTGHTFERHPEPLG; translated from the coding sequence ATGGCTTTTCTTATCTTATTACGACACGGAAAATCCGTCTGGAATGAAAAAAATCTTTTTACAGGATGGGTAGATATCCCTCTAAGTCAACAAGGAATTGATGAAGCTATTCATGCGGGTCAGGTGATAAAAGATCTCCCGATAGACTGCATCTTTACCTCGTCTCTTGTTAGAAGTTTGATGACAGCGCTGCTTGCTATGACACATCACAGCTCTAAAAAAATTCCTTATATTATTCATGATGATGAGCAGCAGAAACTGATGAGTAGGATCTATAGTGATGAAGAAAAGAGTATGATCCCTCTTTATCGTTCTAGCGCACTAAACGAAAGAATGTATGGGGAGCTGCAAGGGAAAAACAAAAAAGAGACTGCTGAGGAGTTTGGTGAAGAACAGGTAAAATTATGGAGACGAAGTTATAAAATCTCGCCTCCTGGAGGAGAAAGTCTCTATGATACGGGATTGCGTACGGTTCCCTATTTTCAAGAAACGATCTTCCCTTTATTGAAAAATTCAAAAAATGTGTTCATTTCTGCACACGGGAATTCTCTACGCTCACTGATTATGGATATAGAAAAATTAAGTGAGGAAGAGGTACTCTCTTTAGAGTTACCTACAGGAAAACCCATAGTATATTTATGGACCGGCCACACATTCGAACGACATCCAGAACCACTTGGTTAA
- a CDS encoding flagellar biosynthesis protein, with translation MSQSPGSLSDAEDSPERKKDWNEGYSQGFSEGETSGYDKAFQELLSLIQIFRKLSIRMLSEIEKVPQQLKPDLVELAILTCEKFLYKKLDNIEELALLISSALQQHTSLRSLSPVKIFLHPEDHKKLNDWIATHEIPMIKHAEFLPDISCKKSSYKMESPSGILRQEIGEELDHLLSVLTT, from the coding sequence CTGTCTCAATCTCCTGGTTCGCTTTCAGATGCTGAAGATTCCCCAGAAAGAAAAAAAGACTGGAATGAGGGATACTCCCAAGGGTTTTCAGAAGGAGAAACCTCGGGATATGATAAAGCCTTTCAAGAACTCCTCTCTTTGATTCAGATATTTCGGAAATTATCGATTCGTATGCTTTCTGAAATAGAAAAGGTTCCCCAGCAACTCAAACCTGATCTTGTAGAACTCGCAATTTTAACATGCGAGAAATTCCTCTATAAGAAATTAGATAATATTGAAGAGCTCGCACTGTTAATTTCTTCTGCTCTACAACAGCACACATCCTTGCGATCTTTATCTCCCGTAAAGATCTTTCTTCATCCTGAAGATCACAAGAAACTTAATGATTGGATAGCAACGCATGAAATCCCCATGATTAAACATGCAGAGTTTCTCCCTGACATATCTTGTAAAAAATCCAGCTATAAAATGGAGTCTCCCTCAGGAATCCTACGACAAGAAATTGGAGAAGAACTAGATCATTTGCTTTCTGTTTTAACTACATGA